Proteins from a single region of Rhinatrema bivittatum chromosome 13, aRhiBiv1.1, whole genome shotgun sequence:
- the LOC115075321 gene encoding proto-oncogene Mas-like yields the protein MDEARQEKGHDSSLRSAQDDTERFMVNVMVFWILCFQLKRNPFIVYILNLTVADAALLLCMFILAFCYALIDKASIIAYCTMKVVKFALLFGYSTGLYLLTAISVERCLSVLLPMWYRCRRPKHQSGIVCFLLWVLSFLVTGLEYLICFRGPGDNAQCLGVSIFICFLTFLIFTPLMVISSVTLAIKIHRSSWTSPSSKLYVTILSTVIMFFLCAMPLRLLYLACHLYHSIVFPSLYPIALLLSSINSSANPLVYFFVGSRAKKRFGEPLKVVLKRVFDCEIDPEHTEETVDDSEMAVTESRSQ from the exons GCCACGACTCAAGCCTAAGATCAGCTCAAGATGACACAGAAC GATTCATGGTGAATGTGATGGTCTTTTGGATCCTCTGCTTCCAGCTTAAGAGAAACCCCTTCATTGTATACATCCTGAACCTGACTGTGGCAGATGCTGCTCTGCTCCTTTGCATGTTCATTCTGGCTTTTTGTTATGCTTTGATAGATAAGGCCAGTATTATAGCATACTGCACCATGAAAGTGGTAAAATTTGCTTTGCTCTTTGGGTACAGCACTGGGCTCTACCTGCTGACTGCCATCAGTGTGGAGAGGTGTTTGTCAGTCCTTTTACCAATGTGGTATCGATGCCGGCGACCAAAACATCAGTCTGGCATAGTGTGCTTCCTCTTGTGGGTGCTCTCCTTCTTGGTGACCGGTTTGGAATATCTCATCTGCTTTCGTGGACCTGGAGACAATGCACAGTGCTTGGGAGTCAGCATCTTTATCTGTTTCCTGACCTTCCTGATTTTCACTCCACTCATGGTTATTTCCAGTGTGACTCTGGCCATTAAGATACACAGATCTTCCTGGACATCTCCTTCCTCCAAGCTCTATGTCACTATCTTGTCCACGGTCATTATGTTTTTTCTCTGTGCCATGCCCTTGCGGCTCCTGTACCTCGCATGCCATTTATATCATTCCATTGTTTTTCCGAGCCTTTACCCCATTGCTCTTCTCCTGTCCAGCATAAACAGCAGTGCCAACCCCCTTGTGTATTTCTTTGTGGGGAGCAGGGCAAAGAAGAGGTTCGGAGAGCCACTCAAAGTGGTGCTGAAGAGGGTCTTTGATTGTGAGATAGATCCAGAGCACACAGAGGAGACTGTTGATGACTCTGAGATGGCGGTGACCGAATCTAGAAGTCAATAG
- the LOC115075221 gene encoding mas-related G-protein coupled receptor member H-like has product MIRLSTADPSPVTEPGAGTVEDWRLLDSTYNFISWEEYISLVSSFLSFFGLVGNGIVLWFLGFKIKRNKFTVYILNLAMSDFLFLLGSSLLLILYSVSMWIYFLDVPHTIYKILNILYLFGYNTNQYLLTAISTERCFSILYPIWYHCQRPKHQSTILCAILWALASLVTAIEYFLCSDFFFSWNPTMETNHCLAVSIFLCILTFLVFTPIMVTSSLMLLIKVQKSSRRRQPSKLYVIIVVTVALFLTFSLPFRVLLFIEYYYQKYFQDIVICIFLLSIISSCINPVLYFYLGNRSRQRTTRSFKEALQQVFKDETIMS; this is encoded by the coding sequence ATGATCAGACTGAGCACCGCAGACCCATCACCGGTGACAGAACCAGGAGCTGGGACAGTAGAGGATTGGAGATTATTAGATTCGACATACAATTTTATTTCATGGGAAGAGTATATCAGCCttgtttcttcatttctctccttcTTTGGTTTGGTTGGAAATGGAATAGTCCTCTGGTTCCTTGGCTTCAAGATCAAGAGGAACAAATTTACTGTCTATATTCTGAACCTGGCGATGTCTGACTTCCTTTTCCTCCTTGGCAGCTCATTATTATTAATACTTTACTCAGTGAGTATGTGGATTTACTTTTTAGATGTACCCCACACTATTTACAAGATCCTTAACATCCTGTATCTTTTTGGCTACAACACCAACCAGTATCTCCTAACAGCTATAAGCACTGAGAGGTGCTTTTCCATACTCTATCCAATCTGGTATCACTGCCAGCGCCCAAAACATCAGTCGACCATCTTGTGCGCCATCCTCTGGGCTCTCGCATCCTTGGTGACTGCAATAGAATATTTTCTTTGTTctgatttctttttctcttggAACCCAACTATGGAAACTAATCATTGCTTGGCTGTGTCCATCTTCTTATGCATCCTAACTTTCCTGGTCTTTACTCCCATCATGGTCACATCCAGCCTGATGCTTCTTATCAAAGTCCAGAAGAGCTCAAGGAGACGCCAGCCATCAAAGCTCTACGTCATCATTGTGGTTACGGTGGCTTTGTTTCTCACCTTTTCCTTACCTTTCAGGGTCCTCCTGTTCATAGAATACTATTATCAGAAATACTTCCAAGATATCGTCATATGCATCTTTCTACTGTCTATAATCAGCAGTTGTATTAACCCAGTTCTTTACTTTTATCTTGGGAACCGCAGCAGGCAAAGAACCACTAGGTCCTTTAAGGAAGCACTTCAGCAGGTCTTCAAGGATGAAACAATCATGTCATGA
- the LOC115075220 gene encoding mas-related G-protein coupled receptor member H-like codes for MIRLSTADPSPVTEPGAGTVEDWRLLDSMYNFISWEKYTDLVSLFLSLFGLVGNGIVIWFLGFKIKRNKFTIYILNLAMSDFLFLLGNSLMISLEQAWSYLLDIPLHVYKILNILYLFGYNTNQYLLTAISTERCFSILYPIWYHCQRPKHQSTILCAILWALASLVTAIEYFLCIDEFYFSWNPTMETNNCLAVSIFLCILTFLVFTPIMVTSSLMLLIKVQKSSQRRQPSKLYVIIVVTVALFLTCSLPSRVLLFIEYYHQEFFQDIFIWVFLLSIISSCMNPVLYFYLGNCSRQRTTRSFKEALQQVFKDETIMS; via the coding sequence ATGATCAGACTGAGCACCGCAGACCCATCACCGGTGACAGAACCAGGAGCTGGGACAGTAGAGGATTGGAGATTATTAGATTCGATGTACAATTTTATTTCATGGGAAAAGTATACCGACCTTGTTTCTTTATTTCTCTCCCTCTTTGGTTTGGTTGGAAATGGAATAGTCATCTGGTTCCTTGGCTTCAAGATCAAGAGGAACAAATTTACTATCTATATTCTGAACCTGGCGATGTCCGACTTCCTTTTCCTCCTTGGCAACTCATTAATGATTTCCTTAGAGCAAGCTTGGAGTTACCTTTTAGATATACCTCTTCATGTTTACAAGATCCTTAACATCCTGTATCTTTTTGGCTACAACACCAACCAGTATCTCCTAACAGCTATAAGCACTGAGAGGTGCTTTTCCATACTCTATCCTATCTGGTACCACTGCCAGCGCCCAAAACATCAGTCGACCATCTTGTGCGCCATCCTCTGGGCTCTCGCATCCTTGGTGACTGCAATAGAATATTTTCTTTGTATTGATGAATTCTATTTCTCTTGGAACCCAACTATGGAAACTAATAATTGCTTGGCTGTGTCCATCTTCTTATGCATCCTAACTTTCCTGGTCTTTACTCCCATCATGGTCACATCCAGCCTGATGCTTCTTATCAAAGTCCAGAAGAGCTCACAGAGACGCCAGCCATCAAAGCTCTACGTCATCATTGTGGTTACTGTGGCTTTGTTTCTCACCTGTTCCTTACCCTCCAGGGTCCTCCTGTTCATAGAATACTATCATCAGGAATTCTTCCAAGATATCTTCATATGGGTCTTTCTACTGTCTATAATCAGCAGTTGTATGAACCCAGTTCTTTATTTTTATCTTGGGAACTGCAGCAGGCAAAGAACCACTAGATCCTTTAAGGAAGCACTTCAGCAGGTCTTCAAGGATGAAACAATCATGTCATGA